A genomic window from Methanobrevibacter sp. TLL-48-HuF1 includes:
- a CDS encoding Ig-like domain repeat protein, which yields MKFNKQFFLGIMLLILLLGVSSVSANDLNDVNSSDMGLDDSSMGIMEDSAQVNSNVDIPVANPSDDVIIVNNWGELKTYCEKTDKNYVLQLKENTNFYPGDGVDESNQIIIRNNVTILGNNGAYFGDKSSDAFTIYYTPMKTPENSGINLKLINLTFKWMILSQKTSLDSGMFVELAGDCTGNLLENCTFDNITSLSSHACVYYIKRGYTTVKNCNFTNINTCFGVLSVYDPDAGLNCNTSHMLVENCYFENNYATTEPGCINNCGQLIVKNSTFYKNSAFWWAGAIHTHSGANTTIYDSNFTDNVAGWNGGALYTYSYLQIYNTTFTRNNCTTNNGGGAIGACFYGTNPHIYIEDSLFQYNVNNCWSLTNESTTGTGRGGAISIMDAGDLDVYNTTFITNSASIGTAICANQAQGYGSPNVRLVGNKFINHTKSGDLLVIDLSKSVLELSDNYYYNNSLVFSKSKISEEERIGNTTVLNIQFNLKNSKYYDSDILSKSGYFVYVDDVYLKTVYSESFNLTFNDGKEHKVYVRSVAGATNSNNLTVNGIPVQYVYVSVNGNDNNNGSKNSPVRTIAKAISLNTNGIYILEGNYNEYGLNITNDLKIVGDGKATIGGSNSAIPIFKISNNANVSFNNLKFADVSNGEIINGLDAGEVEITGCNFYSNNQKDILVNVANLVISDSKFSNNNVFKCIYANYLEMINCEFVNNTANEKRTSDVGNLIYLDLKDQQGIISGTSFENNSVYQGCIYVKSSNFNQGLDIIDSIFINNTGEGRGGCLAADSSSTDNYQIKISSSVFINNYASVGSVAYVMKKCVLTAVNSIFLGNKQKLPSLGDVFSTVGNSASFVLDNNWWGNTAENATAAPRKELNNWLFLNVTSNVDKLNFSENAIITVDLANVISSKGEISKYDAGDKLPLGTLNITSINGIATAVSDKFIDGKLQVIFTPTATGEASVTTNLYGVTSTLKFDVSKAFTNLNIYTKDIKVKEDLVIKVALESSRPTGTVTVKINNKDYTIDLVNGTGVTTISGLTGGEYEITAKYNGDDNYEEALATSSVKVNKIASSMDIKISIGKYTTITVSLPEDATGEVMFTVDGESENATIEDGNAYIVLFDLDDGLHTVHAVYNGDNNYFGCEATQQFAKVKLNSTLTVNANDAKVGEDVVISVIVIPAPGSDGSSVNITIGDKSTIVKVDKDTGKASLKVSDLAAGNYTVKVVYSGNGLYNGCENTTDIKIIGYPVPQWDNDGFDTKNTGKTNYTGNSNGAAIWNYVVSGSQINGSMAIDNAGNIYVACNDGIYSFTSNGTLRWKFAGSFGREISSGIAISRDIIIAPKSGDAIYFINSTTGKKYNSNIWQGSSIFSPVVDENANVYISGEYQYSSQSYNLVIIPYNMWKSGGTPTMIALGSQPVSAPTLIGNGLVAVNTKDGLKIINVTSKTVIGSFGGIGIVGRPVIDSNDNIYVFDKDGKVNALTINNKLWTTKIAINGSTLALDDENGVLYTVGSDGNVYKIDIFNKGETSVFYNFGDKASSIMIDNNGTVYIGSDNGKVSAIDSNAKLLWTFAADSSAVGPIVMDKNGTVYVYSNKTVYALGVGKVTPAINVTVEDIKVGEEAIINIELPSDATGSVEVVIGNITQSANIKNGKASVSINNLNVGQYTATIQYNGDNKYGSAKATASFNVTKLESKVDISVDNIEIGENAVVTVSVTSGATGNVTVVINGKSQVVELKDSKATVTIENLTAEDYKIEATYNGDAKYLTSSAVYTFNVNKLPSSITVSAGDINVGEDAVIVASVISGATGNVTFTVGDKTETVEIKDGKATLTVKGLVSGDYTVSAVYNGDDKYLTSSNSTSFKVSKVESKVDISVDNIEIGKDAVVTVSVTSGATGNVTVVINGKSQVVELKDSKATVTIENLTAEDYKIEATYNGDAKYLTSSAVYTFNVNKLPSSITVSVDDINVGEDAVIVASVISGATGNVTFTVGDKTETVEIKDGKATLTVKDLASGNYKINAVYNGDAKYLSSSNSTSFKVSKISGYDIKVNVSEVNEGENATVTVILPKDATGNVTLVMNNRPYFAKVIDGVAKIIVPYISAGTHEFIVTYYGDNKYDKATANGTITVNKKTFTLTADDLVKYYKGPESLTAKLVDSKGNPIAGADVIFNINGKDYIRKTNNEGIASMAINLGAGTYNVAVKYNESSVNVTVTVKSTIVADNLVKMYQNATRFYAKFLDSTGKALANSEVKFNINGVFYTKTTDKDGVADMGINLRPGNYILTAYNLANGEEKGVNITVKSLIVQSDLTKYYLNASKFQATVYNKDGSLAVNKEVTFNINGVFYHKKTDENGVASLGIALRPGEYTITTMFEGLDIGNKVNVLPTLVTKDLSMKYLDGSNFTALTLDGQGKPLANQNVSFNVNGVFYHKVTNKDGIASLGIRLMSGEYIITSYWNDFQTGNTIKISP from the coding sequence ATGAAATTCAATAAACAATTCTTTTTAGGCATTATGCTACTTATTCTCCTTTTAGGAGTTAGTAGTGTAAGTGCGAACGATTTGAATGACGTTAATTCATCTGATATGGGATTGGATGACTCTTCAATGGGAATTATGGAGGATTCTGCTCAAGTTAACAGTAATGTTGATATTCCGGTAGCCAATCCTTCTGATGATGTGATTATTGTAAATAATTGGGGTGAACTAAAAACATACTGTGAAAAAACAGATAAAAACTATGTGCTTCAATTAAAGGAAAATACTAATTTTTATCCGGGCGATGGAGTTGATGAATCTAATCAGATTATTATTCGAAATAATGTAACTATCCTAGGAAATAATGGAGCTTATTTTGGAGATAAATCATCTGATGCATTTACAATTTATTATACTCCGATGAAAACTCCTGAAAATTCAGGAATTAATTTAAAATTAATTAATTTGACATTTAAATGGATGATTCTTTCACAAAAAACATCTTTGGATAGTGGAATGTTTGTAGAGTTGGCTGGTGATTGCACAGGTAATTTGCTTGAAAACTGTACTTTTGATAATATAACTTCTTTATCAAGTCATGCCTGTGTTTACTATATTAAAAGAGGTTATACAACTGTTAAAAATTGTAATTTTACAAATATTAATACCTGTTTTGGTGTTTTAAGTGTTTATGATCCTGATGCTGGTTTAAACTGCAATACTTCACATATGTTAGTTGAAAACTGTTATTTTGAAAATAATTATGCTACAACAGAACCAGGCTGTATTAATAATTGCGGGCAATTGATTGTTAAAAATTCTACATTTTATAAAAACAGTGCATTTTGGTGGGCTGGAGCAATACACACTCACAGCGGAGCAAATACAACAATATATGATTCTAATTTTACAGATAATGTAGCAGGATGGAATGGTGGTGCATTGTATACTTACAGTTATTTGCAGATATACAATACTACTTTTACAAGGAATAACTGTACAACCAACAATGGTGGAGGAGCTATTGGTGCATGTTTCTACGGAACCAACCCACATATTTATATTGAAGACTCATTATTCCAATATAATGTAAACAATTGCTGGTCTCTTACTAATGAATCTACAACAGGTACTGGTCGTGGTGGAGCTATTTCAATAATGGATGCTGGTGATTTAGATGTATACAACACTACTTTCATAACTAATTCAGCATCTATAGGTACTGCAATTTGTGCAAATCAGGCACAGGGTTACGGATCTCCAAATGTTAGATTGGTAGGTAATAAATTTATTAATCATACTAAATCTGGTGATTTATTAGTAATTGATCTTTCCAAATCTGTACTGGAATTGTCTGACAACTATTATTATAACAATTCTTTAGTATTTTCCAAATCTAAAATCAGTGAAGAAGAAAGAATTGGCAATACAACAGTATTAAATATTCAGTTTAATTTAAAAAATAGCAAATATTATGATTCTGATATTTTATCCAAATCAGGTTATTTTGTTTATGTAGATGATGTTTATTTAAAAACAGTTTATAGTGAGTCTTTTAATTTAACTTTTAATGATGGTAAAGAACATAAAGTATATGTACGTTCAGTTGCCGGTGCTACTAACTCAAATAATCTTACTGTAAACGGTATACCTGTTCAGTATGTTTATGTGTCTGTAAACGGTAATGATAACAATAACGGAAGTAAAAATTCACCGGTACGTACAATAGCTAAAGCTATTTCTTTAAATACTAATGGAATTTATATTTTAGAGGGAAATTACAATGAATATGGGTTAAATATTACCAATGATTTAAAAATTGTTGGTGATGGAAAAGCTACTATTGGCGGATCTAATTCAGCTATTCCTATATTTAAAATTTCAAACAATGCAAATGTGTCATTTAATAATTTGAAATTTGCTGATGTATCTAATGGTGAAATTATCAACGGATTAGATGCTGGTGAAGTTGAAATAACTGGCTGTAACTTTTATTCAAACAATCAAAAAGATATTCTTGTTAATGTAGCTAATTTAGTTATTTCAGATTCCAAATTTAGCAATAATAATGTTTTCAAATGTATTTATGCTAATTATTTAGAAATGATTAACTGTGAATTTGTAAATAATACTGCAAATGAGAAAAGAACTTCAGATGTAGGTAATTTAATTTACTTGGACCTTAAAGACCAACAGGGAATAATTTCAGGCACTTCTTTTGAAAATAACAGTGTTTATCAAGGTTGTATTTATGTAAAAAGCAGTAATTTTAATCAGGGATTAGATATTATTGACTCTATTTTTATAAATAACACTGGAGAAGGTAGAGGTGGCTGTTTGGCTGCTGATTCAAGTTCTACTGATAACTATCAGATTAAAATTTCATCTTCAGTATTTATTAATAACTATGCATCTGTGGGAAGTGTTGCTTATGTTATGAAAAAATGTGTACTTACAGCTGTAAATTCAATCTTTTTAGGAAATAAACAAAAACTACCAAGTTTAGGTGATGTATTTTCAACAGTAGGTAATTCCGCATCATTTGTATTAGATAATAACTGGTGGGGAAATACTGCTGAAAATGCAACAGCTGCACCAAGAAAAGAGTTAAACAATTGGTTATTCTTAAATGTAACAAGTAATGTTGATAAATTGAATTTCAGTGAAAATGCAATAATAACTGTTGATTTAGCTAATGTAATTTCTAGTAAAGGTGAAATTAGCAAATATGATGCTGGAGACAAATTGCCATTGGGTACTTTAAATATTACTTCCATTAATGGTATAGCAACTGCTGTTAGTGATAAATTTATTGACGGTAAATTGCAGGTTATATTTACTCCAACTGCTACTGGAGAAGCTTCAGTAACTACTAATCTTTACGGTGTAACCAGCACTTTAAAATTTGATGTAAGTAAAGCATTTACAAATTTAAATATTTATACTAAGGATATTAAGGTAAAAGAAGACCTTGTAATTAAAGTAGCTTTGGAAAGTAGTAGGCCAACAGGTACTGTTACAGTTAAGATTAATAACAAAGATTATACTATTGATTTGGTAAATGGTACTGGAGTTACAACAATATCTGGTTTAACTGGCGGAGAGTATGAAATTACAGCTAAATATAATGGTGATGATAATTACGAAGAAGCTCTTGCTACATCTTCAGTTAAAGTTAATAAAATAGCTTCATCAATGGATATTAAGATTAGTATTGGAAAATATACTACAATTACTGTAAGCCTTCCAGAAGATGCAACTGGAGAAGTAATGTTTACTGTTGATGGCGAAAGTGAAAATGCAACTATTGAAGATGGTAATGCATATATTGTTTTATTTGATCTTGATGATGGACTTCATACTGTTCATGCAGTTTATAATGGAGATAATAACTACTTTGGCTGTGAAGCTACACAACAATTCGCTAAAGTTAAACTTAATTCTACTTTAACTGTAAATGCAAATGATGCTAAAGTAGGTGAAGATGTTGTTATTTCTGTAATTGTCATACCAGCTCCAGGTAGTGACGGATCCAGTGTAAATATTACAATTGGAGATAAATCAACCATTGTAAAAGTTGATAAAGATACTGGTAAAGCTTCCTTAAAAGTATCTGATTTAGCAGCAGGTAATTATACTGTTAAAGTAGTTTATAGTGGTAATGGATTGTATAATGGTTGTGAAAATACAACCGATATTAAAATAATCGGTTATCCTGTTCCTCAATGGGATAATGACGGATTTGACACTAAAAACACTGGAAAAACAAATTACACAGGAAATAGTAATGGTGCAGCTATCTGGAATTATGTTGTAAGCGGAAGCCAAATTAACGGTTCTATGGCTATTGATAATGCAGGAAATATTTATGTGGCTTGTAATGATGGAATTTATTCATTTACTTCAAATGGAACTTTAAGATGGAAATTTGCAGGTTCATTTGGACGTGAAATTTCTTCAGGAATAGCAATTTCCCGTGATATTATTATTGCTCCAAAATCTGGAGATGCAATATACTTTATAAACTCCACTACCGGTAAAAAATATAATTCCAATATTTGGCAAGGTTCAAGTATTTTCTCACCAGTTGTAGATGAAAATGCTAATGTATACATTTCCGGAGAATATCAGTACAGCAGCCAAAGCTACAATTTAGTAATTATTCCATATAATATGTGGAAATCCGGAGGAACTCCTACTATGATTGCTTTAGGATCCCAGCCAGTTAGTGCACCTACATTAATTGGTAATGGATTAGTAGCTGTTAATACAAAAGATGGTCTTAAAATAATCAATGTTACAAGTAAAACTGTAATTGGAAGTTTTGGCGGAATTGGTATTGTAGGACGTCCGGTAATTGACTCTAATGATAATATATATGTATTTGATAAAGATGGAAAAGTTAATGCATTAACCATAAATAATAAATTATGGACTACTAAAATAGCTATAAATGGAAGCACATTAGCTTTAGATGATGAAAATGGTGTATTATACACTGTTGGCAGTGATGGAAATGTCTATAAAATAGATATATTTAACAAAGGTGAAACTTCTGTTTTCTATAACTTTGGAGATAAAGCATCTTCCATAATGATTGATAATAATGGAACTGTTTATATAGGATCAGATAATGGAAAAGTATCAGCTATTGATAGCAATGCTAAATTATTATGGACATTTGCTGCAGATTCTTCAGCTGTAGGACCAATAGTTATGGATAAAAACGGTACTGTCTATGTTTATTCTAATAAAACAGTTTATGCATTAGGTGTAGGTAAAGTCACTCCAGCTATTAATGTAACTGTTGAGGATATTAAAGTAGGTGAAGAAGCTATTATCAATATCGAACTTCCTAGTGATGCTACAGGCAGTGTTGAAGTAGTTATTGGAAATATTACACAAAGTGCAAATATTAAAAATGGTAAAGCTTCAGTATCTATTAATAATTTAAATGTTGGCCAATACACAGCTACCATTCAATATAATGGAGATAATAAATATGGAAGTGCAAAAGCAACAGCTTCATTTAATGTTACTAAACTTGAGTCAAAAGTTGATATTTCTGTAGATAATATTGAAATTGGTGAAAATGCTGTTGTGACTGTTAGTGTTACTTCTGGTGCTACGGGTAATGTTACTGTTGTTATTAATGGTAAATCACAAGTTGTTGAGCTTAAAGACAGTAAAGCTACTGTAACTATTGAAAATTTAACTGCTGAAGATTATAAAATAGAAGCAACCTATAATGGTGATGCTAAGTATTTAACAAGCAGTGCAGTTTATACATTTAATGTAAATAAACTTCCTTCTTCAATTACTGTATCTGCTGGTGATATTAATGTGGGTGAGGATGCTGTTATTGTAGCTAGCGTTATTTCTGGTGCTACTGGTAATGTTACTTTTACTGTTGGTGATAAGACTGAAACTGTTGAGATTAAAGATGGTAAAGCTACTTTAACTGTTAAAGGTTTAGTTAGTGGCGATTATACTGTATCTGCTGTTTATAATGGTGATGATAAGTATTTAACTTCATCTAACAGTACTTCATTTAAAGTTTCTAAAGTTGAGTCAAAAGTTGATATTTCTGTAGATAATATTGAAATTGGTAAAGATGCTGTTGTGACTGTTAGTGTTACTTCTGGTGCTACTGGTAATGTTACTGTTGTTATTAATGGTAAATCACAAGTTGTTGAGCTTAAAGACAGTAAAGCTACTGTAACTATTGAAAATTTAACTGCTGAAGATTATAAAATAGAAGCAACCTATAACGGTGATGCTAAGTATTTAACAAGCAGTGCAGTTTATACATTTAATGTAAATAAACTTCCTTCTTCAATTACTGTATCTGTTGATGATATTAATGTGGGTGAGGATGCTGTTATTGTAGCTAGCGTTATTTCTGGTGCTACTGGTAATGTTACTTTTACTGTTGGTGATAAGACTGAAACTGTTGAGATTAAAGATGGTAAAGCTACTTTAACTGTTAAAGATTTAGCTAGTGGTAATTATAAAATCAATGCTGTTTATAATGGTGATGCTAAATATTTATCTTCAAGTAACAGTACTTCATTTAAAGTTTCTAAAATATCCGGATATGATATTAAAGTTAATGTTAGTGAGGTAAATGAGGGTGAAAATGCTACAGTTACTGTAATTTTACCTAAAGATGCTACTGGTAATGTAACTTTAGTTATGAACAACAGACCTTACTTTGCAAAAGTTATTGATGGTGTAGCTAAAATAATTGTCCCATATATTTCTGCAGGAACTCATGAATTTATTGTAACTTATTATGGTGATAATAAATATGATAAGGCAACTGCAAATGGAACTATAACTGTTAATAAAAAAACATTTACATTAACTGCTGATGATCTTGTAAAATATTACAAAGGTCCTGAAAGCCTTACAGCTAAATTAGTTGATAGTAAGGGTAATCCGATAGCTGGTGCTGATGTAATATTTAATATTAATGGTAAAGATTACATTAGAAAAACCAATAATGAAGGAATAGCTTCTATGGCTATTAATTTAGGTGCCGGAACATATAATGTAGCAGTTAAATATAATGAAAGTTCAGTTAATGTAACAGTAACTGTAAAATCCACTATTGTGGCTGATAATTTAGTTAAAATGTATCAGAATGCTACAAGATTCTATGCCAAATTTTTAGACAGCACAGGAAAAGCATTAGCTAACAGTGAAGTTAAATTTAACATTAATGGAGTATTTTACACTAAAACCACGGATAAAGATGGTGTAGCAGATATGGGAATTAATTTAAGACCTGGAAATTATATCTTAACTGCATATAATCTGGCAAATGGTGAAGAAAAAGGAGTCAACATAACTGTAAAATCATTAATCGTACAAAGTGATTTAACTAAATACTACTTAAATGCTTCTAAGTTCCAAGCAACTGTCTACAACAAAGACGGATCTTTAGCAGTAAACAAAGAAGTAACATTTAACATCAACGGTGTGTTCTATCACAAAAAAACAGATGAAAATGGTGTAGCTAGTTTAGGTATTGCTTTAAGACCTGGGGAATATACTATTACAACTATGTTTGAAGGACTTGATATTGGAAACAAAGTTAATGTCTTGCCAACTTTAGTAACTAAAGATCTCTCCATGAAATACTTGGACGGCAGCAATTTTACTGCTTTAACTTTAGATGGTCAAGGTAAGCCATTAGCTAACCAAAATGTATCATTTAATGTAAATGGTGTCTTCTATCATAAAGTTACTAATAAAGATGGTATCGCAAGCTTAGGAATCAGATTAATGAGTGGTGAGTATATTATTACTTCCTACTGGAATGATTTCCAAACTGGAAACACTATAAAAATTAGTCCTTAA
- the cobQ gene encoding cobyric acid synthase CobQ: protein MVKCLMVQGTSSNAGKSMLVAALCRIYRNRGYKVAPFKSQNMSLNSYTTKENGEIGIAQMLQAEAAMIEPSIHMNPILLKPKGDFTSNVIIQGKSIGDMNFYQYQHDYHDRAFEAIKESFNILKENYDIIIIEGAGSPAEINMRKEDLANMEIAHMADANVILIADIEMGGVFAAIAGTYVLLDDYDRSRLKATVINKFRGNLDILKPGLDRIEEITKAPVLGVLPYDETLKLPEEDSASLTTHVFNENKDIIIGVIRLPKISNFTDIDPFEFEEDVGIKMINLNDEIGDVDAIIIPGTRNSTKDAKELFDSGLAAKIIAKSHEIPVVGICGGYQILGNIIYDDDKKESDVGTIEGLKLLDIESKFQRTEKIVTQSEAVVPEKEDLTGIAGAIFAKIAGEKVTGYEIHEGTSHLNPSKEVNPLLNVQKGQGNNDEGNFDGACSGNVFGTYFHGIFHNYNFRREFLNYLRVRKGIEAKNGEDPYETQKDYSLNKLAQIVEENIDMEIIDKLLFS, encoded by the coding sequence ATGGTTAAATGTTTAATGGTTCAGGGAACATCATCAAATGCTGGAAAAAGTATGCTTGTAGCTGCATTATGCAGAATATACAGAAACAGAGGCTATAAAGTAGCTCCTTTTAAATCTCAAAATATGTCTTTAAACTCATATACAACTAAAGAAAATGGAGAAATAGGAATAGCTCAAATGTTACAAGCAGAAGCTGCAATGATTGAACCAAGCATACATATGAACCCGATTCTTTTAAAACCAAAAGGTGATTTTACATCCAATGTAATTATCCAGGGAAAATCCATCGGAGATATGAATTTCTATCAATACCAGCATGACTATCATGACAGGGCTTTTGAAGCCATTAAAGAAAGTTTCAATATCCTAAAAGAAAATTATGACATTATAATCATTGAAGGAGCAGGATCACCTGCAGAAATTAACATGCGTAAAGAAGATCTTGCCAATATGGAAATTGCACATATGGCTGATGCAAATGTTATTTTAATAGCTGATATTGAAATGGGTGGTGTTTTTGCAGCTATTGCTGGAACATATGTTCTTTTAGATGATTATGACAGATCCAGACTAAAAGCCACAGTTATTAATAAATTTAGAGGAAATTTAGATATTTTAAAACCGGGACTTGACAGAATTGAAGAAATCACCAAAGCTCCAGTTTTAGGTGTCCTGCCTTATGATGAAACACTGAAATTACCTGAAGAGGATTCAGCATCATTAACAACACATGTATTTAATGAAAACAAGGACATTATTATTGGAGTTATAAGACTTCCTAAAATCTCCAATTTTACAGATATTGACCCCTTTGAGTTTGAAGAGGATGTCGGAATTAAAATGATTAATCTTAATGATGAAATTGGAGATGTTGATGCTATAATCATTCCCGGAACACGTAATTCAACTAAAGATGCAAAGGAGCTCTTTGACAGCGGACTTGCCGCCAAAATAATAGCCAAATCCCATGAAATTCCTGTTGTTGGAATCTGCGGAGGATATCAAATTCTCGGAAATATAATTTATGATGATGATAAAAAAGAATCCGATGTTGGAACTATTGAAGGACTGAAATTATTAGATATTGAATCAAAATTCCAACGCACAGAAAAAATCGTAACACAGTCTGAAGCTGTCGTACCTGAAAAAGAAGATTTAACCGGAATAGCCGGTGCCATATTTGCAAAGATAGCTGGAGAGAAAGTAACAGGTTATGAAATCCATGAGGGTACATCACACCTGAACCCAAGTAAAGAAGTAAACCCATTGTTAAATGTTCAAAAAGGACAGGGAAATAATGATGAAGGTAACTTTGACGGAGCATGTAGTGGAAATGTCTTTGGAACATATTTCCATGGAATATTTCACAACTACAATTTCAGGCGTGAATTTTTAAATTATCTAAGAGTCAGAAAAGGTATTGAAGCCAAAAATGGTGAAGATCCTTATGAAACACAAAAGGATTATTCATTAAATAAATTAGCACAAATTGTTGAAGAAAATATAGATATGGAAATTATTGATAAACTTCTTTTTTCATAA
- a CDS encoding MarR family transcriptional regulator: MNKKESEENTWEIIGFIKVSPSRYKTIKSLSGNDYKMPSEIAKETNLRPTQVSGALNDLKSKKLVICLNENAKKGRLYKTTKLGLKILEILK, translated from the coding sequence ATGAATAAAAAAGAAAGTGAAGAAAATACTTGGGAAATAATTGGGTTTATAAAAGTATCCCCTTCACGATACAAAACAATAAAGTCATTGTCTGGCAATGATTATAAGATGCCTTCAGAAATTGCAAAAGAGACTAATTTGCGTCCAACACAAGTATCTGGTGCATTAAATGATTTGAAAAGTAAAAAACTAGTAATATGTCTTAATGAAAATGCTAAAAAAGGCAGACTTTACAAAACAACAAAATTAGGATTAAAAATACTTGAAATATTAAAATAG
- the lonB gene encoding ATP-dependent protease LonB, whose protein sequence is MLDYGNIKSSKDIEVPPLLIDQVIGHEESIETIKKAAKQRRNILLIGDPGVGKSMLAKGMAQILPHESLEDILIYPNVEDNNHPLIRSVPAGEGKKIVKATKGSAKNHEEKKTLITTFIIAAIVVIGFMYGRVLEAIIAAALILLISIQIKPKNNNMSPKLLVNNEDKRFAPFMDATGAHAGALLGDVRHDPYQSGGLGTPAHERVESGMIHKANKGVLYIDEIGTMTMKTQQELLSAMQEKKYAITGQSENSSGAMVRSQAVPCDFVLVASGNLQVLEGMHIAMRSRIRGYGYEVFMKDSMDDTPENRKKLVRFVAQEVKNDGRIPHFAPDALDEIILEAKRRSGKQDALTLKLRDLGGLVRSSGDVAIEKGADLVTAEHVIEAKKFSRTLEQQIADRSIKQRKEYSMVHPEGGRVGLVNGLAVIGDRSGIVSPIAAEAAPSQSKEGGRIIATGKLGEIANESVQNVSALIKKYTNKDVSDYDIHVQFIQTYDGVEGDSASVSIATAVISAVEDIPIDQTVALTGSLNVRGDVMPIGGATAKIEAAAEAGIKKVLIPKSNMKDVMLEKKYEDMIEIVPTETLSDVLENILISGSKKDHLIEKMKNLSSKVVSKVSNSQIEKPTTN, encoded by the coding sequence ATGTTAGATTATGGTAATATTAAAAGTTCAAAAGATATTGAAGTTCCTCCATTATTAATTGATCAAGTTATTGGACATGAAGAGTCCATTGAAACTATTAAAAAAGCAGCAAAACAAAGGAGAAATATTTTACTTATTGGTGATCCAGGTGTTGGAAAATCAATGCTGGCTAAAGGTATGGCTCAAATTTTACCACATGAATCATTAGAAGATATTTTAATTTATCCGAATGTGGAAGATAATAATCATCCTTTAATAAGGTCAGTTCCAGCAGGCGAAGGTAAAAAAATAGTAAAGGCAACTAAAGGGTCTGCTAAAAACCATGAAGAGAAAAAAACACTAATTACAACATTTATCATTGCAGCTATTGTTGTTATTGGATTTATGTACGGCAGAGTACTTGAAGCTATTATTGCAGCAGCATTAATCCTGCTTATTTCTATTCAAATAAAGCCTAAAAACAATAACATGTCTCCAAAATTATTGGTTAACAATGAAGATAAAAGATTCGCACCATTTATGGATGCAACAGGTGCTCATGCAGGAGCATTACTTGGAGATGTTCGTCACGACCCTTATCAATCTGGAGGTCTTGGAACTCCGGCACATGAACGTGTAGAATCTGGAATGATTCATAAAGCTAACAAAGGTGTTTTATACATTGATGAAATTGGTACAATGACTATGAAAACACAACAGGAGCTCTTATCTGCAATGCAGGAGAAAAAATATGCCATTACTGGTCAAAGTGAAAACAGCAGTGGTGCAATGGTAAGATCTCAGGCAGTACCATGTGATTTTGTTCTAGTAGCATCTGGTAATCTTCAGGTTCTTGAAGGAATGCATATAGCTATGAGATCAAGAATCAGAGGATATGGTTATGAAGTTTTCATGAAAGATTCCATGGATGATACTCCGGAAAACAGGAAAAAATTAGTAAGATTTGTAGCTCAGGAAGTTAAAAATGACGGAAGAATTCCTCACTTCGCTCCTGATGCATTAGATGAAATTATTTTAGAAGCTAAACGTCGTTCAGGAAAACAAGATGCTTTAACTCTTAAATTAAGAGATTTAGGTGGACTTGTAAGATCCTCTGGTGATGTAGCTATTGAAAAAGGTGCTGATTTAGTAACTGCAGAACATGTAATTGAAGCTAAAAAATTCTCCAGAACCTTAGAACAGCAAATAGCTGACAGATCCATTAAACAAAGAAAAGAATACAGCATGGTTCATCCTGAAGGTGGAAGAGTTGGTCTTGTAAATGGACTTGCAGTTATTGGAGATAGAAGCGGTATTGTTTCACCTATTGCTGCTGAAGCTGCACCATCCCAATCTAAAGAAGGTGGAAGAATCATAGCTACAGGTAAACTTGGTGAAATAGCTAATGAATCAGTTCAAAACGTAAGTGCATTAATTAAAAAATACACCAACAAAGATGTTTCTGATTATGATATTCATGTTCAGTTTATCCAAACTTATGATGGTGTAGAAGGAGACAGTGCAAGTGTTTCAATAGCTACTGCAGTAATTTCGGCTGTTGAAGATATTCCTATTGATCAGACTGTTGCATTAACCGGATCTTTAAATGTTCGTGGAGATGTAATGCCTATTGGTGGTGCAACAGCTAAAATTGAAGCTGCTGCAGAAGCAGGAATCAAAAAAGTATTAATTCCTAAGTCTAACATGAAAGATGTCATGCTTGAGAAAAAATATGAAGATATGATTGAGATTGTTCCAACTGAAACTTTAAGTGATGTATTAGAAAATATTTTAATTAGCGGTAGTAAAAAAGACCATTTAATTGAAAAAATGAAAAATTTAAGTTCTAAAGTTGTAAGTAAAGTTTCTAACTCTCAAATTGAAAAACCAACTACTAACTAA